A genomic region of Colletotrichum destructivum chromosome 5, complete sequence contains the following coding sequences:
- a CDS encoding Putative zinc/iron permease, whose translation MNCPSRNDDITLEHPDWNQNPPFLAADLTTCEDLNGIANAREQRRARGGAGDGSDGRGDEMNYQTLPRLQPDRRQPVSGGWNHGFHPRNKKVHGGDDHAPLLWASVPARSALWGWVSWILSVLGCSAIISALKSPEAVASFLVASKQAAASITKRSARSVRRSTCPTGGLGDEDAYNTPLHVGALFIILAVSFLACALPLIAAAVPGIRIPRPFFFAVRHFGTGVLLATAFVHLLPTAFTLLGNPCLSSFWVEDYPAMPGAIALAGIFLVTIIEMVFQPARHMTHVPDDSVLSSPTTTTTTTIPGQESQSQPQSRSPSQADERLSKRVDEENRPVARLDAHGALVLSPAQQHQKDILQCMMLEVGILFHSVFIGMTLSVSVGHEFVILLVAIAFHQTFEGLALGSRIASIDWPKGSLQPWMMALAYGCTTPVGQAIGLATHRLYSPDSEFGLILVGTMNAISSGLLVFAALIELLAEDFLSDESWRILRGSKRVWACLLVFFGAFGMSLVGAWA comes from the exons ATGAACTGTCCCTCGCGCAACGACGACATCACGCTCGAGCACCCGGACTGGAACCAGAACCcgcccttcctcgccgccgacctcacCACCTGCGAGGACCTGAacggcatcgccaacgcccgcgagcagcgccgcgcccggggcggcgccggcgatggaTCCGACGGCCGGGGTGACGAGATGAATTACCAGACGCTGCCGCGCCTGCAGCCCGACAGGCGGCAGCCCGTTTCGGGAGGGTGGAACCACG GTTTCCACCCCCGAAACAAAAAGGTGCATGGTGGTGACGACCATGCGCCTCTCCTCTGGGCCTCCGTGCCCGCCCGCTCCGCCCTCTGGGGCTGGGTGAGCTGGATCCTGTCCGTCCTCGGCTGCTCAGCCATCATCTCCGCGCTCAAGAGCCCCGAGGCCGTGGCTTCGTTTCTCGTTGCGTCCAAACAGGCCGCTGCAT CCATCACCAAACGCTCCGCCCGCTCCGTCCGCCGCTCGACCTGCCCAaccggcggcctcggcgacgaggacgcctACAACACGCCGCtccacgtcggcgccctcttcatcatcctcgccgtctccttcCTCGCTTGCGCCCTGCcgctcatcgccgccgctgtgcCCGGCATTCGCATCCCGcggcccttcttcttcgccgtccgCCActtcggcaccggcgtcctcctcgccaccgccTTCGTCCACCTCCTCCCGACCGCCTTCACCCTCCTCGGCAACCCGTGCCTCAGCTCCTTCTGGGTCGAGGACTACCCGGCCATGCccggcgccatcgccctcgccggtatcttcctcgtcaccatcatcgagaTGGTCTTCCAGCCCGCCCGCCACATGACCCATGTCCCGGACGACTCGGtcctctcgtcgccgacgacgacgacgacgacgacgatcccGGGCCAGGAGTCTCAGTCCCAGCCTCAGTCTCGGTCCCCCTCGCAGGCCGACGAGAGGCTCTCCAagcgcgtcgacgaggagaaccGCCCCGTCGCGCGCCTCGACGCccacggcgccctcgtcctctcccccgcgcagcagcaccagAAGGACATTTTGCAGTGCATGatgctcgaggtcggcatcctcttccactccgtcttcatcggcatGACCCTCAGCGTCTCCGTCGGCCACGAgttcgtcatcctcctcgtcgccatcgccttcCACCAGACCTTTGAgggcctcgccctcggctcGCGCATCGCCTCCATCGACTGGCCCAAGGGCAGCCTGCAGCCGTGGATGATGGCCCTCGCCTACGGCTGCACGACCCCGGTCGGCCAGGCCATCGGGCTCGCCACCCACCGCCTCTACAGCCCGGACTCGGAGTTcggcctcatcctcgtcggcaccATGAACGCCATCTCGTCCGGCCTGCTGGTCTTCGCCGCGCTGatcgagctgctcgccgaggacTTTTTGTCCGACGAGAGCTGGCGCATCCTGCGGGGCTCCAAGCGCGTCTGGGCCTGTCTGCTCGTCTTCTTTGGCGCCTTCGGCATGAGTCTCGTCGGCGCGTGGGCCTAG
- a CDS encoding Putative rlpA-like protein, double-psi beta-barrel, with protein sequence MADEEHAIQRPAQAYQTPAWETPATNKRRSLFDRFVPSSATHGYRTASDDPYAKEATAHHPPPAYSAGATATTTTATAAVTATPRTHSSLHARFDALLPPHKTYVGLSRKRFLLFVLLPLAILLLLVLPLALGLGLSNRGDGKQDLPLPTNKEVHTGDLTYYAVGLGACGQTHGDTDMIVSVSHYIWDEVQTGGNPNTNPLCGKKIRVRREGEGSVDVTVVDRCTGCEPTDLDLSPAVFERLADKDKGRVTGTWSWLD encoded by the coding sequence ATGGCTGACGAAGAACACGCAATCCAGCGCCCAGCGCAAGCATACCAGACGCCCGCCTGGGAGACGCCCGCCACCAACAAGCGCCGCTCCCTCTTTGATCGCTTCGTCCCGTCATCGGCGACACACGGCTACAGGACGGCCTCTGACGACCCGTATGCCAAAGAAGCCACCGCTCatcatccccctcccgcATACTCGGCTGGCGCAAcagccacgacgacgacggcgaccgcGGCCGTGACTGCGACCCCAAGAACGCATTCCTCCCTCCACGCCCGCTTCGACGCCCTGCTGCCCCCGCACAAGACCTACGTGGGCCTCTCTCGCAAGCGATTCCTCCTTTTTGTCCTTCTCCCGCTCGCCATACTCCTCCTGCTCGTCCTCCCGCTCGccctgggcctcggcctctcgaaccgcggcgacggcaagcaGGACCTCCCTCTGCCCACGAACAAGGAGGTCCACACGGGAGACCTGACGTACTACGCCGTAGGGCTTGGCGCTTGCGGGCAGACCCACGGCGACACGGACATGATCGTCTCCGTGTCGCACTACATCTGGGACGAGGTGCAGACCGGCGGCAACCCCAACACCAACCCCCTGTGCGGCAAGAAGAtccgcgtccgccgcgaaGGCGAGGGCTCCGTGGACGtgaccgtcgtcgaccgctGCACCGGCTGCGAGCCGACCGACCTGGACCTGAGCCCGGCCGTCTTTGAGCGGTTggccgacaaggacaagggGAGGGTCACGGGCACCTGGAGCTGGCTGGACTGA
- a CDS encoding Putative alpha/beta hydrolase-3: MSSQNLLPRPPYDPQLVAAFSRMLPYPQTAEDIVKARQQRAAAMAPLQAAVRNDEHLSVEDRTIPGPGGQIPLVILRSRNSQTATDGGRPGIVYFHPGGMVLGDAFLAIEPFARIAKDLDAVVVSVEYRLAPEHPAPAPQDDCYAALVWTAEHARDLGVDPARLMVAGVSAGGGLAAGAALRARDTGGPTLCAQLLVYPMLDDRDAGVSKRQFRHDTPYDATDNNGAWKCVLGDRAGVEDAAVSPYVAPARASDLSGLPPAYIDVGTAEPFRDENVAYATRLWDCGVQADLHVWSGGFHGFDLLGLAVGSEVAQAALETRLGWVRRVFGVAEKAA, encoded by the coding sequence ATGTCGTCCCAAAACCTGCTTCCCAGGCCGCCATACGACCCTCAGCTGGTCGCGGCGTTCAGCCGGATGCTGCCATACCCCCAAACGGCCGAAGACATCGTCAAGGCTCGCCAacagcgcgccgccgccatggccccCTTGCAAGCAGCCGTACGCAACGACGAGCACCTGTCGGTAGAAGACCGGACGATCCCCGGCCCGGGGGGCCAGATccccctcgtcatcctccgGTCCAGGAACTCCCAAACGGCCACCGACGGGGGGCGGCCGGGCATCGTCTACTTCCACCCCGGCGGCATGGtgctcggcgacgccttcttggccatcGAGCCcttcgcccgcatcgccaaggacctcgacgccgtcgtcgtcagcgtCGAGTACCGCCTCGCGCCAGAGCACCCGGCGCCCGCGCCCCAGGACGACTGCTACGCCGCCCTGGTCTGGACCGCCGAGCACGCGCgggacctcggcgtcgacccggcCCGCCTCATGGTCGCcggcgtctcggccggcggcggcctcgctgccggcgccgccctcagGGCGCGGGACACCGGCGGGCCGACGCTCTGCGCGCAGCTGCTGGTGTACCCGATGCTCGACGACCGCGACGCGGGCGTGTCCAAGAGGCAGTTCCGCCACGACACGCCCTACGACGCCACGGACAACAACGGTGCGTGGAAGTGCGTGCTGGGCGACCgggcgggcgtcgaggacgcggccGTCAGCCCTTACGtcgcgccggcgagggcgagcgaCCTGTCCGGCCTGCCGCCGGCATACATCGACGTCGGCACGGCCGAGCCGTTCCGCGACGAGAACGTGGCGTACGCGACGAGGCTGTGGGATTGCGGCGTGCAGGCCGACCTGCACGTCTGGAGCGGCGGCTTCCACGGCTTCGacctgctgggcctggccGTCGGGTCCGAAGTCGCCCAGGCTGCGCTCGAGACGAGGTTGGGATGGGTCAGGAGAGTCTTTGGGGTGGCCGAGAAGGCTGCTTGA
- a CDS encoding Putative Cell wall mannoprotein has protein sequence MQLRSLLSLSLVAATVLAAPVPATVAAAAARKRDLASIQAALNTINSALQGLDNSVKATTTVTIGGGIQLIGAVGSVKTSIQDATTQVQASQPLNNQDARNLKAATDALTNNVKVTINDVVAKKSLVDSLGATPLVAVALQDQKTASVALAQALVSKVPPELNADAQKSATALSTVLDQGIGIFGGTTVAPAAGADAASSAGATTVCQVVDPATAAAGAPVAADAAAAAAAAAPAAAPAGGGGLLGGLMGFLGGLLKH, from the coding sequence ATGCAGCTCCGCTCTTtgctgtctctctccctcgtcgcggccacggtcctcgccgcccccgtccccgccaccgtcgccgccgccgccgcccggaAACGTGACCTAGCCTCGATCCAGGCCgccctcaacaccatcaactCGGCGCTCCAGGGCCTCGACAACTCGGTCAAGGCCACGACGACCGtcaccatcggcggcggcatccagCTCATCGGGGCCGTCGGCAGCGTCAAGACGTCGATCCAGGACGCCACGACGCAGGTCCAGGCCTCCCAGCCGCTCAACAATCAAGACGCGCGGAACCTCAaggccgccaccgacgcGCTGACGAACAACGTCAAGGTCACCAtcaacgacgtcgtcgccaagAAGAGCCTCGTCGACTCCCTCGGCGCCACCCCGCTCGTGGCCGTCGCCCTCCAGGACCAGAAGACGGCcagcgtcgccctcgcccaggcGCTCGTCAGCAAGGTGCCGCCCGAGCTGAACGCCGACGCGCAGAAGAGCGCCACCGCTCTCAGCACCGTCCTGGACCAAGGCATCGGCATCTTTGGCGGGACCACGGTGGCTcccgcggcgggcgcggatgcggcgtcgtcggccggAGCAACCACCGTCTGTCAGGTCGTGGACCCGgccaccgctgccgctggggctcccgttgccgccgatgctgccgctgctgctgctgctgccgcccccgccgcGGCTCCTGCTGGAGGTGGCGGCCTCTTGGGTGGTCTCATGGGATTCCTTGGAGGGCTGCTGAAACATTGA